A genomic window from Caldicellulosiruptor kronotskyensis 2002 includes:
- a CDS encoding GntR family transcriptional regulator → MFIKIDFTSDIPIYEQIKNQIIESVARGELQNGDSLPSIRDLASEIGVNMHTVAKAYNELKDMGLIAINKKHGAYIAVRKGYNKEFLNEIIEEVTPIVAKAICKGMNKNELIRLIETIFDSFGGREDG, encoded by the coding sequence ATGTTTATAAAAATTGACTTTACCTCTGACATACCAATTTATGAGCAAATAAAGAACCAAATAATAGAGTCAGTAGCAAGAGGAGAACTTCAAAATGGCGATAGCCTTCCTTCTATCAGAGACCTTGCAAGCGAAATTGGCGTCAACATGCACACAGTGGCAAAGGCATATAATGAGTTAAAGGATATGGGACTTATTGCTATTAACAAAAAGCATGGAGCTTATATTGCTGTGAGAAAAGGTTATAATAAGGAGTTTTTAAATGAGATAATAGAAGAAGTTACTCCAATTGTTGCAAAAGCCATTTGCAAGGGTATGAATAAGAATGAATTAATAAGGTTGATTGAAACTATTTTTGATAGTTTTGGGGGAAGGGAAGATGGATGA